In one window of Thermodesulfobacteriota bacterium DNA:
- a CDS encoding toxin HicA — protein sequence MCGKQVPSPNQSTLDNDINSDTLIEMTKIDDILKQMQQNPKDVRFSELCKIWDHYFGEARQKKSSHRIYRTPWQGNPGINIQNDKGKAKAYQVKQVLLALEMLEVNYGTKSTKE from the coding sequence TTGTGTGGAAAACAAGTACCGTCCCCAAATCAATCAACTCTTGACAATGATATCAATAGTGATACTTTAATAGAAATGACAAAAATAGATGACATACTGAAGCAAATGCAACAGAACCCGAAAGATGTTCGATTTTCGGAACTATGCAAAATTTGGGATCATTATTTCGGTGAGGCGCGGCAGAAGAAAAGTAGCCATCGAATTTATCGAACACCATGGCAAGGTAATCCAGGGATAAATATTCAAAACGATAAAGGTAAAGCCAAAGCCTACCAGGTTAAGCAGGTGCTTTTGGCTCTTGAAATGCTGGAGGTGAATTATGGCACAAAAAGCACCAAAGAATGA
- a CDS encoding toxin-antitoxin system HicB family antitoxin, with translation MAQKAPKNDKYTYRVTWSEDDGEYVGLCVEFPGLSWLEDTPEKALKGIRNLVSDVILDMSGNNEPVPEPIANKHFSGKFMVRIPPDVHRKLAIQAAESGVSLNRVVSSKLSQ, from the coding sequence ATGGCACAAAAAGCACCAAAGAATGATAAATATACATATCGAGTGACATGGTCCGAAGATGACGGTGAGTATGTCGGCTTATGTGTTGAATTTCCAGGTTTAAGCTGGCTTGAAGATACACCTGAAAAGGCTCTGAAAGGGATTAGGAACCTGGTATCTGATGTTATACTGGATATGAGCGGAAATAATGAACCCGTTCCTGAACCTATCGCAAATAAACATTTCAGTGGGAAGTTCATGGTCAGAATTCCGCCAGATGTCCATCGGAAGTTGGCTATTCAAGCAGCCGAATCCGGCGTCAGCCTTAATCGTGTTGTCAGTTCTAAGCTAAGTCAATAA